The DNA region AGCCCCTTCAGCAAACAAAAAGCCCGGTCTCGAAGCTTCCTGCTCGTGACGTTTCCCAGCCTTTCATTGGAGTCTCATCAGCAGCCGATGGCAGCGCAGAGCCAACAGGAACCCATCTTGATCCGGAGAAAGCAGCTTTGCTTGTGCGTCAGGAGGAGCATAGCCGTGAAATCGAGCGGAAACAGAAAGCCAACAACATTACCAGGGGCCCTCCTTTGACACAGCAAAGGAAAGATGCTGTATACGGTGAAACGGGCTACAGACGAGAGGGTGTCATTGATTTCGACTCTCCACGAATCTCGCCATATGAAGATAAAAAAGCCGAACACTTGGTGCCTCACCGAAAGCCTCCTACCGCACCAAATGAATCTAACACTCTCACCAAGGTCAACTCGCTGCGGAAGAAAGATTCTGATCGCCCACGGATTCAACAAGCGCCTCAGCCTCAGCCGCAGCCTCAGAGCCATGGTCTTGGTGCGGCTCTTGCCAGTATGGGTAGATTGACAAGTGCAATCGGAACGCCTTCGACTAATCCGGCGGATAATAAGGCACCAAAGGATACGCCAGGTATGTTACTCCTTCGCCTTTTCTTGTTATTCGTCTAATAAGCCGTTCCAGATGAACTGAAAGCTGCGCCTGCGGCATGGAACGAGACCCCAAAAACTCCAATAGCCACTGAGAAATCTCCCATTTCAGCTAAATCCCCCATACCAAAACCAGCCTTACAATCTCGCAAGTCCTATGGACCTGAATTTGATTTCGAAGAGGCGAACGTCTCGTTCCAGCGCACTCCAGACCTACAGGAGGACGATtccgatgatgacgatgatgactcTGACGATGGTCTCTTTGCTATACCGATAGCAAACCAGAGCCAGGAGAAGGGTCAGGGGTCAGACACTGCATCTCCGGAAGCACAAAAGGCTGCAAGGCCATCGCTTACCTTGGACACGGAACCAAGAGCAAGCAAGGAACGGTCCGTGACCTTCAAGACTCCAAGTACTTCAGGTGAAAGCTTTGTGAATGGCGGCGGTGACAACCGCGAAATCCCGGCGCCAACACCTTTCGGGGCGGCCGAATCACCAGAAGATGAAAGACCACCCCGAAGAGATTCGTTTGCGCGGGGCGATATCTGGGCCAGCAGACCCCCGGTTGAAGGTGTTATTGACAATCTGGACGACTTCTTCCCGAACGTTGACCTCGATGCGCCCTACCTAGAGGGACAAGGAGGCTCGCCGCCTACCTCGCCAGCGAGCAAGAACCCAGCAGAAGTTGATTCGCACCGCACACAACGACAGGATGGCTACGCTCCCGCAAGTTCATTCAACCAGGATGGCGAGCATACAGTCAAACCGCAAGATCCGGGTGTTGTCGCCAGACGCAATGTCAACCGCTCTGGTGGTGGACTTACAAGAATGAAGTCAATTCGTGAAGTTGCGAAGGGGGCCAATCAAACCAGCAGGAGTAGGAGTGTCGCTCATTCTGGCCCTCAGAAGTCAGGTGACATACTTCGTCGCAAGAGTACCAAGATGTTTGGCGCCAAGATAATGCAAATCAGCCCAAGACCCGGTCGACGGTTGAACCAGCTTGACCCCATCCCGCAGAACAAGCCTTCTCAAGAACCTGTGCCTCAGAGACAACCAACTTTCCGTATCATCCGTGGTCAGCTTATTGGCAAGGGAACGTTTGGACGAGTGTATCTGGGCATGAACGCTGATAATGGTGAAGTCTTGGCTGTTAAACAAGTGGACATCAACCCTAGGCTTGCCGGACAAGACAGGGATCGAGTCAAGGACATGGTTTCCGCTTTGAACCAAGAAATCGACACAATGCAGCACCTTGAGCACCCGAATATCGTGCAGTATCTAGGATGTGAGCGAGGTGAGCTTTCTATCTCAATCTATCTCGAGTATATTTCTGGCGGTTCGGTCGGCAGCTGTCTCCGCAAACACGGCAAGTTCGAGGAAAGTGTCGTGCAGTCCCTCACGCGCCAAACACTCGACGGATTGGCATACCTGCACCACCAAGGAATCCTGCATCGCGACCTGAAAGCAGACAACATTCTGCTGGATCTTGACGGCAGTTGCAGAATCTCGGACTTTGGTATCTCCAAGAAGACTGATGATATTTACGGAAACGACTCGACAAATTCGATGCAAGGTTCCGTGTTCTGGATGGCTCCTGAGGTCATACAATCTCAAGGCCAGGGATACAGCGCCAAGGTTGATATCTGGTCCCTTGGATGTGTGGTTCTGGAGATGTTCGCCGGCCGTCGTCCATGGAGCAGAGAAGAGGCCATTGGTGCCATCTTCAAGCTCGGAAGTCTGAACCAGGCTCCTCCAATTCCCGAAGATGTTTCCATGAACATCAGTCCAGCAGCTCTAGCTTTCATGTATGACTGCTTCACTGTGTACGTCCATCTTCCCTCCATTCTACCTTCATTCCCGAGTTAATTGGTTTATAGTGACTCGTCTGACCGTCCAACTGCCGAAACCCTCCTGACTCACCCGTTCTGTGCACCCGATTCCAAATACAACTTCCTCGACACCGAACTCTACGCCAAAATCCGCCATGTTCTCTAATGACCTTATTCACTCTAACTAGCCCTCTGTTTCTACGAACCGCCTATAAAACCAAAAGCACGCCAAGGCGTACATTTGTGTTTTGTTTGCTTTGCCTGTAAATTTTTTTGGTCTTATCTCCCTATTTCTGTTTCTACATCATACCCTTTTTCTTTCAAAAGTGTGTTGCTATTGCATATTTTTGTCGATTGCATATTCGTGTACCTCGCATAATTTGGATAAAGGACTGAAGTGATGAGCTGATATATCTCTTTGGTTCTCACTTGTGTATGACGATATCCTATTTATTATTGACTGTCTTCTTTTCTCGCGTTTTGTTAGGTTGGAGTGTTTTATTACTACTTGTTTGTTAATGTGGTCTCCCTTCTGAATGAATTGAAATGAGTGATTCGATGATGATGCACTCGGTGTTTACCGTCCCTGTAACCACAACCTCAATAAAATCAACTTAAGAATCGAATTCTTCGACCCAAATTCCTTCTCCAAACTGCTCAGTTCATCAACTCATCCTGCATCTCATGAAGCAGGGTAAGCGTAAATTCCAATGCCCCCGTTTCTCGCATATGCGCCGGTATCCACTCTTTCATTTCGATTGAAAGCTCTTCCCGTGAGCTTCATTGTGGAAGACGCCTCGGAGTGTGGCTTGATGGGCACCGGCTTTCTGAAGAGTGTATATCAAAGGCAGGGAGATCTTGCCTTCGTCGAGATCTTCGCAGAAGCCTTTGGTTTTGATGTACTGTTACTGTTAGGTAGCTGCATGTGCATAGATATAGACCATGTAGATTGATCGACATGCCTCATCTGCAGTGAGATTTTGATAGTCATCTCGAATCTGGAAATATCGACCGAGAAGAGCTACGAATCGGTGAGGCTTGATGTTTTGACTATGCACGGTTAGAAGGGACTATCGTAGATAATGTAGACATGCGTACCATAAACCAGAGGATTCAGCTTGCATAGTTAAGTTTGACGCAGTCTAAACAGTTTCAGTTTCTGAAGTTAGAGCATACAATGAATATATATCATAAACGTAGTGGCGGCATCTCACTGGAGTAATGCGACATGCCCAGCAGAATAATTTCGTCGTGGACTTCTTAGGCCTTTATATGGGCTCAACTAACCTATTCAATGAGCACACCCTACGCCAGTGCTTGTACTTGGAACTagttcagccagccactGAAGATGAACCCTCAACCGTGATGCCCCAGCGTTCATACGTAACCTTAGGCCTTAACAGATTCTAGCAGATTCTAGCAGCAGAATACCCACCGCTATGAACCTTACCGAATCTTGGACTGGACCGTCTGAGCCAAGGTTCAGAATCCTTGCCGTTACAAGTACATATGCCGGCACCAATCCACAAGCTGTCAGAACACAACGGGTTCCGACATCCAACCTGCTTAGATATGATAGAGGGACGAACTTTGAACTGCGAATAAACCCATACtatatactccgtagtcGTACACTCATAGCCAGTGATACCTCTTCACGATACCTTGTCCTTCGAATCAACTTTTGTAGGTACACCGTCTCACGATTCAATTCCTCTGACAAAAACTTCGCCAACCATCTCCAATTTTCAAGTATAGGAGGCGCATACAACAAAAAGGACAACACGTTTAGCTGGTGGCTCTGGAGTTTCGACGCTGTACGCATTCATACCATTGATAACGGGACTGACAAAATAGGTATCGAAAATCGAGCCGATGTAGAGCAGATGGAATACCACTGCGACACCCAGAAATTGCAGGCGGCTCAATCGAGCCATGACTGCCAATTCAATTAGTTGATGTTGCTATGTAGATATCTGAGTTTATTATTCCCCTGCAGGTTGACCACGTGACGACGACAAGGATCATTTTCTTTGTCTGTAGAATGCGCCACAAGGGTAGCCACATGATGTTCAATATGTACAAATATAGAAAGGAGTGACAGAAGCTGATCACCACCGGCGCAGCGACCCTATACTACCACTTCTGCTAACACTCCTGCTCAAAACTCCTACTGCTCATGActtcgtcgtcatcatcatccaaatCACCGGGCCGGATACCAGTGACGCCAACCCTAAAGATACCTTCACACCACTCTGCAAATGTGTCTACATCCCACACCGCGTCCTCGCGACCCTTTCCTTTCTTACTGACGACGTTACCCTTCCGCTTCTCAGAGGACGTGTACTTGTCAAAGAAATCTTCGTATATCTGGATGACCCGGTCCTGCACTGCACCGACAAGTGTCTCTTTCATGCGGGTATCGTCAAGGTAGTCATCAAGGATCTTGCGTAGACCGGGTACTTCATTTTCGACGTTTTGGCAGGTGGGGTAGATCAGTTCTCCGCGCTGGAGGTTTTGCGTGTCGACGAATCTCGAGGGGAGGTTCGAGGTCATCTTGTCTGAAAAGACGTTGATGAAATCGTTGATGACTGTGCGGAGTCGACCATCGAGTTCAACTTTGGCATCGAGCATGTTCTCGACTACTCGTGGCAACAGGCCGTGACCAACGAGACGCATCAAGTTTCCCGGGTTGAAGAGACCACCACGTTCGCGGAGTTCCCAAAATGTGCTGGTGATGCCAGAGAAGTCGAAGGAGACTTCTGGGGCAACGTATTCGATGTCGAATGCCACGATTTGCTGTTTTAAGATAAGGAGATGGCTCATTAGGAAGAGCTGTCCGTCTGCGGGTGACTTGTTCGACACTTGAatgcttgcttggtgaaggGATAAGTTGGTCTGGTGCACAATTTGATGCGCTAAGTCATCAAACACAGTAGACTATGTGGGGGGTTAGCTTCAAGTCAGCTGGAGAAAAAGTTCGTTTGGATCTGCATACATTGACCAGTCGATATATCCTGCTCAGAAGCCAAATGGCTTTCCGTAATGTCGGATACCATCCACTCAAAACAGCTTGCGATTCGTCAAAGTCCCACTTCGAATCTTGATCTGGAGAATCGCCGCCATCTTCTTGCTTTGTTTGTTTAGACAAGCTCACCACAGCATCAGCAGGCACCATCTTCTTGCCCGAAATCTGGCTTTCTGTCACTGATATCGAAGCCCCACGATTGTGTGCAGGGTAATCAAGATCACCCGGACGAGGCTTATATCGCTCAATTTCATCGCGGAGGAACGCTTGTGAGCGGAAGACAAGACGAGTCTGAACATCTTCCAGGGCGGGCTGTATTAAAAGAGAGAAGTCAAGTTGGTTGGCGTCTACTTGCTCGGTTTCGTCGTCTGGATCGAGAAGGTAGCGTGTTTGCAGTAATGTACATAGTTGACAAAGTTTGATGATTTTATCTTCACGGATAATTCTCGGCCTGAGGTGATCGTAGAGAGGCTCACAGATGGTCTCCAAGAAATCATATAGGCCTCCCCGACCATGAAACCACTCACCCCAAAGCTCGAACTCGTCCAAGCACACGCCACGGATATAGCTGATACTACCCCGAGCAAAAGCAACCAGATCTTCTGATGTGCTTGGTGCTAGCGCAATGCCGTTGAGTTTTTTGCGAACCAATGGTATAATCAATTTACCTCGAGTTGCAGAGAAATTTGAGTGAAGCTCGTTCAGAAGGCTCTGGTATTCAGCTTCATTGCCTTGTTCGGGATCAAGCGGAGGCACAGCTCTCTTTTGAATTTCAAGACCAATTCGCTTTAGTTCAGGTGCACCGACTTTGAATTTCGCATACAGGAGAGCGGACGTGGTGGTGTCGTTTAGTTGCTGATCTGAGATTTTCTTCGAGACGTCGACATGGATATCCCGCAATGCAGAAACGAAATGACCCCGGATGAGAGTAAGAGCGCGGGTGAGAAGGAGTCGGTATCTTGACCGATATACTTCGGCTTCTTTTTGCCCAGGCTAGAGAGGGGTCAGCCAACCGTTTCATAGAACAACGCACATCACGAAGGAACAGGGGTCTAACATGTGTCTCCATATAGTCCAAGCATTCATCCAAGCGTCTTAGCATATCTGAGAAATCCTCCCCACGAACAGTGTTTCCAGCCCCTGGGGCATTAAGCCTTCTGGAAGCGGGATCCAGCAAGTCATAGTACTGCAGATTTTCTTCGATCTCGGCCGCTAATTTCAAGTCGCGTCTTTGCGCGGATAGCAATCCCTCGCACTTCTTCTGGAAACTGGACGTTTGCGATTCGACCGCCTTGAAGGATTCCGATATGCTGCTCAGGAGGTTGAGGGTAGACGAGGTGTCGGACAGGAGGGCGTCCAAGTGTGATTTCGAGGTTTGCAGCTCATCGAGACACGACCTATACATAGGAAAGAGGACCAGTCAGCTCTGGGGAATATCGGGTTGTAGTAAGGCCATTCCGCAATTGCTCCTGCTTACTGGTATTCATCGTAGCTGGCTTCCAGCAATTCATCCTCGACCCCGCCATACCACTGAAGGAATTCTAGTTCATTTTGAAGCTCGTCAATCGACTTTGGGTCCTCCGGTAATGTCCCCAATTTGTCAATGTCATTGGACTTGGGCTCTGGCGGCGCGCCGGAGGCGACAGTTCGCCGGCGACTTCGCTGTCCCGCGGTTTCTGGACGCATCGTGAGGCCGCAACCCGAACAGCGAAAGAGCAATGGGCACTTGTTCTCTCGGGGTTCCTGCTTTTATAAAGCCGAATCAAAGTAACACCAGTTAGCAGCCCGTCAATCCAGCGCATAAGCCGGAGCAAACCGTGTCATTCTTAGCTTGTCTTTCCCTTGAATTGACCGTCGTGGCCGTTCGAGATGCGGTATTCTGCCGCTTCTTTCCGCCTTCAATTACTGACGCAAGAGCTGCTCTGGGGAAACTTGATACACTTTGATCCTTCTAAAGGCAAATGAATTGATTGTTATGTGCATTTTCCCCAGTCCTCTGTTAATTGCATAATGTGGGCCAACCGGGCACGACAGCCTACGACGAATATACTCACTCTTTCTCGCCTTGTTAGAGCTCGCCAGCCTGCGATTTCATCATGGCGTCGTTATGCAAGCACTAACCGAGGAGCATCGAATAATTCCAACTGGTTTCGAAACTCCTTAGGGTTTGCAGGAGCCGGTACCGCCGCGTTTCTGGCTTATATATATGCTACCACTGATAGCAACAAAACCGGGGAAGAGACAAAAGCCAAGGGCCTCCCAAAGATCAAGGAAGATCTAGGAACCCAGCTTGTCcagaaaaagagaagccTGAGAAGTCCTGGTGTTTACCTCTGGGGTACCAATGCCTACCGTGTTGTGGATCCGGACTCTAAGGAGTCCGTCATCAAGACACCCCGGAGTCTCAGCTATTTTGATGGCCAAATGCTTCGAGATCTCAAGCTCGAAGAGAAATCTGGCGCTGCGATCAATGAGAAGGGCGACTTGATCCAGTGGGGTAAGGGCTTCTCGGAGTCTGAGTTTAAGCCTACGGAAACCCTGATTGGGAAGAACTTGACTTCGTTGTGCATGTCCAGCGATCGAATTCTTGCACTATCCTCGGATGGTAAGGTCTACTCGCTACCTATCTCCAAGGAAGATCAGCAGTCTGGTCGCAAGCCTAAGGAAAGCTCGTGGGTTATGCCGTTCCTATCGGGCGAAGCCGGCGTCAGTTACCGTCGACTTCAACCTAATCTGGGTATGACCGAGAAAATCACCGCTATCAGTGGTGGTTCGGAGCATGCCCTGCTTCTGACTAGCTCAGGCCGTGTATTTTCTGTTGCATCGTCGATGGAGAGCTACCCTGCTTTTGGGCAACTTGGTATTCCGGGCCTTACTTGGTCCACCCGACCCAGTGGACCGGTAGACATTTGCCATGAGATCACGACGCTCAAGGGCACTAAGATCACGCAAGTGGCCGCTGGTGACTACCATTCTCTGGCCCTCAGCAAGGATGGCCAGGTATTTGCTTTCGGAGATAACTCCTTTGGACAACTGGGTGTGGAGTATAACGCCTCGGCACCGTTCATAGATACTCCCGTTTTGCTACCCGTCTCGAAACTGTACCGGGCTAATGAATGGGCTCCCACGGTAACCCAAGtcgctgctggtggtgccaACAGCTTCTTCACTGTGGACGCGCAGCGGGTTCTGGGCCGTAAAGAGGATGCTTCCGCAGTCCGCGACCTGGGCTGCATTACAGCGGATACCTGGACTTGTGGACGAGGAATTTGGGGACTTCTCGGTAACGGCAAATGGACTCATCTACAAGATGAACCTACCAAGGTAAAAGCATTGAGTGGCCTGTCTGAGTTCGACGAAAGCACGCAAAAGGTTTCTCCTATCCGGCTACGCGATATCTCTGTTGGAACGACGCACGCAGCGGCGGTAATGGGCAACAGCACCCATATCCATTCCGCATCTACCAAGGCTCTGGAGACGAATGAGGATTGGGGGTATGATGCACTCTGGTGGGGAGGAAATGAACACTACCAATTGGGAACTGGCAAGAGGAGCAACTTGGCGCGGCCGACATATATCAATGCTCCTCCGGCGCCTGAAGACAAGGACAAGGAAGAAGCACGACTACAGGTCATGCCCCGTCACAAGGGCAAGGCTGGCAAACGGACTCTGACCATGGAGCAGCGAGTCGAGTGCGGACGACATGTTTCTGGCCTTTACTCAGCTGTCTAAAATTCTCATGTGTCATGAGCGACTGTTGAAAATTAAAAGTGTATAATTAGTAGCCATTATGAATGTACTCTAATTGAATGCAAACAAATCAAACAATCTCTCCGCGGAAGACGCTTGAGCCACCGCTtatcaaagaaaaaaagcgaAAAAAGAGTAAAACGATTGCAATCCTCGGAACTCACCACTTGCAACACGTAACCCATCACTCATAATGCCTCGCGAAAAGCAAAAGAGAGGTCGTCGCGCGGAGGAGAAATCCAAGAAGGAAGTTTCGAAACGAAAGCGCGACGATGCGCCCGAAGACTTCGCGCCGAAGCGTCTGAAATCCGGCGACGAAGTCGAAGATGCGCCCATGCAAGAAGCACCAGATTACATTCCCCTAGACGAAAACTACGATAACGAGCAACAACCCAATAATGACATGCCATTTTATGGTCTTCTCGATACGCAGGAGCAGGAATATTTCTCGCAGGCGAACGAAATATTGGAATTGAACCAGTTCCAGGATGCGGAAGAGCGGAGGTTATTCGTTGAGAGTGTCTATAGAGAGGCCAAGGGGAAAGAGTTGAAGCTGGCATGCAGTCAATCTTGCTCGCGTCTCGTGGAGAAATTGATTTCTAGTTCCGATATCCGTCAGGTCCGGAGACTCTTTGATAAGTTCAACGGCCATTTCCTGCATCTCGTCCAGCACCGATTCGCGAGTCACTGTTGCGAGACGCTATTCGTTCACGCGGCACCCGGTGTGACGCAGAAAACCAGCAAgccaaagaagaacaaggaggCTGATGAaatggaggaggatgaggaggacgaaCCACAGCGGACGCTGGCTGAGATGTTCATGGGTGTTGTCGAAGAGTTGGAGGGAAACTGGGGCTACCTGTTGACGGAACGTTTCGCATCGCATACTATCAGAGTACTCCTGCTTGTCCTGGCAGGCGAGCCCGTCGATGTCGCATCGAATGACTCGGTTGTCGCAAGtcggaagaaagaaaaacacgGTATACCAACAGCTGAGACGCAGGATGATAGTACCATTGCGCAGAAGCGGAACGTTCCCGAATCATTCGAGGAGACATTGAAGAAGATCATGAAAGACATGGTGTCTGTGCTTGATGATACATATCTTCGCGCATTGGCCACCCATCCAGTTGGGAATCCTATTCTTCAGGTTTTGGTGTATCTGGAACTATCGCATTTCGGCAAGTCGAATGCCAAGGAGATCAACTCGATAACAAGGAGATTGATCCCAGATGAGAACCTCAACGAAGGATCGGAAAGCGCTTCGTTCATTAAGGGCCTGCTCTATGATCCCGTTGGCTCTCGTTTGCTCGAGACCATTGTACGGTATATGCCGGGAAAGCTTTATAAAATTCTCTACAAGAACATCATTCGCGAGCGCATTGGCTCTCTTGCGCGAAACATGACTGCCGGATACGTTGTGCTCCGGGCTTTGGAACGGCTTGGAAAGGATGATCTCCAACAAGCCATGGAATCGATCATCCCTGAAATGCCTGGACTCATCGAACGCTCCCGACTGGTTGTCCCCAAAATGTTGATTGAGCGTTGTCTGGTGCGTGGAGTCAACACTGAACCACTGGCACGTGCATTAGAGAATTCGTACGACAAGGACCCGGCTACCCGGCTGAAACAGATGCTCAAACTCGAAAGCACGGCGCAGGAAAATGGAGAagaatcagaggagcaacagcaacagcagggTCCCACTCAAACCTCTGCTGCTGAAAAGTTACATGGCTCCTTGCTTGCGCAGGCAATGCTGACCGTTCCCGGTCCTCTCAGCCaattggtcttctccagtcTGAACTCGCTATCGCCGGAATTGCTCCTTCAGATCGCAAAAGACCCTACAGCCTCTCGAGTCCTACAACAGGCGCTTACACAGTCAACATCCACTCGTCAATTCCGACGACCATTCACCACCCGCTTTTACGGGCATATGGAAGAACTCGCTCTGCACAGCAGCGGATCGCACGTAATCGACACATTGTGGCAAGGCACGAAGGACCTGTTCTTCGTGAAGGAGCGCCTGGCGCAAGAACTGTCACAGCACGAAATGGCTCTTCGTGATTCTTTCGTTGGCCGAGCTGTCTGGCGCAATTGGTCCATGGACCTCTACAAACGACGACGAGGCGAATGGGCAGCTAAGGCAAAGGGACGGGACCAACAGTCTGAAGGCAACGGAACTGGCCAAGGAGAACGGCCCAAGTCTAAAATCGAATTGGCACGGGCTCGATTTGCGGCTAAGGCTGATGACGAGgccaagaagaaagaaggtggTCAAAAGCCGGTTGCTACGAAGTCGTAGATATGGTTGCATTAGATTTGCGCTGCATATGTATAAATGTTCTTCCTGCATAATTGGTGTATATTGTGTAACTATAAAAGCATCGTCAATATTCCAAGATCGAACTTTCATTCTTCATTATCAAGATATCCCATTCTCTTCAACATAAAAGTAGATTCCTATCTTAAAACCCGGGGCGATGATGTCAGGTTCCCGGGGACTGTCGCCATCGCCGAAGCCATCGCCGAAGAtggaccaaatattcatatcTTTCCACCATCTCTGGCCATTCTcattccctctctctctctccctctttttttttttttttcttttttcttttgaattGCCATTCTTACTGCTTTTTCTGAGCAATTGACTCTGCCATATATGTCAGTATCCGCTCCGTCAAGTCGCGCCGAGGAAGTGCGGGATGTGAGTcaacttttttttctgtctttTGCGCGGTGTTGAAATGAATGCAGATCACCAATTGGAGCCCCTCCACGGTCTCAATACCAAAAATTTCTCACCAACAGTTCACCAGCTGACAATGAATTTGTGCGCAGCTCCTCAATGCAGTCGAAGACCTCTTGATCCCATTCATTCAGTCCGCAGACGAGAACCCCTCCAACCATGAACACGCAACGAACGGATCGAACGGCTTCAGCAAGATaaaaaatggagatataacACATCCGAGCACGTCACTAGTGGATTACAAGAAGCCTGAGGAACTGCGGAATATCCTACAACTCGAATTGCCACAGAAGGGCACCAGACAAGAGGGTCTGATCCAAGTGCTCCGTAAGGTCCTCCGATACTCGGTCAACACCTGGCACCAGGGCTTCCTGGATAAGCTCTACGCATCGACAAACGCTCCCGGTGTTGCTTCAGAATTGATTTTGGCGACTCTCAACACAAACGTGCATGTCTATCAGGTTTCGCCGGCGTTGACGGTCATCGAGAAACACACCGGACAGCAATTGGCTTCGCTATTTGGACTTGATGGTCCCTATGCTGGTGGTATCTCGG from Aspergillus chevalieri M1 DNA, chromosome 2, nearly complete sequence includes:
- the bck1 gene encoding putative MAP kinase kinase kinase (Bck1) (COG:T;~EggNog:ENOG410PG0D;~InterPro:IPR017441,IPR008271,IPR000719,IPR011009;~PFAM:PF07714,PF00069;~go_function: GO:0004672 - protein kinase activity [Evidence IEA];~go_function: GO:0005524 - ATP binding [Evidence IEA];~go_process: GO:0006468 - protein phosphorylation [Evidence IEA]); the protein is MDGQRQQYVPLPPPPSMQNSQSHIITSLPPPPPRHPPTQTQGVVLPPPPGPPPNAAYAKVPQQHGGLAWQQTWARQPVPQTFPPPPPPPLIPSNPTQNQHLAYNRQPAALSIPPPFPSSDGQPLTSATYIPMGDSFGPGVGIPAYADSYSRPTYDSYGQTAASQSYEPVNADPSHKRDAHAPATPLGRNGPSSLGLPDNVLSPGQSSSVNRTTELSKSPSHRHNNSSASLGGMSPNEASTQWPLERVLLWLAKNGFSEDWQETFRALELQGADFIELGYGSNGFGNFGKMHKVVYPQLAKECEKSGTGWDSIREREEGKKMRRLIRQIHDQGHHDPGSLTPRRQEPHSAVDNSPRLEPAFPAHSAIESSPGLKASHNHRQNAQMRSVTMPNYPPSIHDTSSLDLNPPEASTWVPADHHRTLLSAVSDNHRRQRSNDSAHLPLSARPHEDSPKSGSPAAQPATLAHHGLSSSSTSDLSVRFEHSRGNSSDSTRGRYYERSKDQEGARPSPQDPYNRHWNGSETLHREQNKILKFFKKKARANDSSHPSPEELHLESPTSPVHTRGTYTPYGYPNYSRSDVSLNGRPLSGSQSDFERLPVRPKAAQKGKKFVFVTMDGWNYRLVDITDIDSVGTIRATICQNLGISDWTSAQIFLTEPGQTEHDDPMDDSLLTVTQRTKSDPFGSLKFFVRGAHPHPGANNAAHFTGLGVSFPEKAAASPTTGPHHVHRKPLDEEALSRISPHHQPLQQTKSPVSKLPARDVSQPFIGVSSAADGSAEPTGTHLDPEKAALLVRQEEHSREIERKQKANNITRGPPLTQQRKDAVYGETGYRREGVIDFDSPRISPYEDKKAEHLVNSLRKKDSDRPRIQQAPQPQPQPQSHGLGAALASMGRLTSAIGTPSTNPADNKAPKDTPDELKAAPAAWNETPKTPIATEKSPISAKSPIPKPALQSRKSYGPEFDFEEANVSFQRTPDLQEDDSDDDDDDSDDGLFAIPIANQSQEKGQGSDTASPEAQKAARPSLTLDTEPRASKERSVTFKTPSTSGESFVNGGGDNREIPAPTPFGAAESPEDERPPRRDSFARGDIWASRPPVEGVIDNLDDFFPNVDLDAPYLEGQGGSPPTSPASKNPAEVDSHRTQRQDGYAPASSFNQDGEHTVKPQDPGVVARRNVNRSGGGLTRMKSIREVAKGANQTSRSRSVAHSGPQKSGDILRRKSTKMFGAKIMQISPRPGRRLNQLDPIPQNKPSQEPVPQRQPTFRIIRGQLIGKGTFGRVYLGMNADNGEVLAVKQVDINPRLAGQDRDRVKDMVSALNQEIDTMQHLEHPNIVQYLGCERGELSISIYLEYISGGSVGSCLRKHGKFEESVVQSLTRQTLDGLAYLHHQGILHRDLKADNILLDLDGSCRISDFGISKKTDDIYGNDSTNSMQGSVFWMAPEVIQSQGQGYSAKVDIWSLGCVVLEMFAGRRPWSREEAIGAIFKLGSLNQAPPIPEDVSMNISPAALAFMYDCFTVDSSDRPTAETLLTHPFCAPDSKYNFLDTELYAKIRHVL
- a CDS encoding uncharacterized protein (COG:H;~EggNog:ENOG410PWB1;~InterPro:IPR033749,IPR008949,IPR000092;~go_process: GO:0008299 - isoprenoid biosynthetic process [Evidence IEA]), yielding MQAESSGLCQNIKPHRFVALLGRYFQIRDDYQNLTADEYIKTKGFCEDLDEGKISLPLIYTLQKAGAHQATLRGVFHNEAHGKSFQSK
- the COG3 gene encoding Golgi transport complex subunit COG3 (BUSCO:EOG09261CWO;~COG:U;~EggNog:ENOG410PKJA;~InterPro:IPR007265;~PFAM:PF04136;~go_component: GO:0005801 - cis-Golgi network [Evidence IEA];~go_component: GO:0016020 - membrane [Evidence IEA];~go_process: GO:0006886 - intracellular protein transport [Evidence IEA]) gives rise to the protein MRPETAGQRSRRRTVASGAPPEPKSNDIDKLGTLPEDPKSIDELQNELEFLQWYGGVEDELLEASYDEYQSCLDELQTSKSHLDALLSDTSSTLNLLSSISESFKAVESQTSSFQKKCEGLLSAQRRDLKLAAEIEENLQYYDLLDPASRRLNAPGAGNTVRGEDFSDMLRRLDECLDYMETHPGQKEAEVYRSRYRLLLTRALTLIRGHFVSALRDIHVDVSKKISDQQLNDTTTSALLYAKFKVGAPELKRIGLEIQKRAVPPLDPEQGNEAEYQSLLNELHSNFSATRGKLIIPLVRKKLNGIALAPSTSEDLVAFARGSISYIRGVCLDEFELWGEWFHGRGGLYDFLETICEPLYDHLRPRIIREDKIIKLCQLCTLLQTRYLLDPDDETEQVDANQLDFSLLIQPALEDVQTRLVFRSQAFLRDEIERYKPRPGDLDYPAHNRGASISVTESQISGKKMVPADAVVSLSKQTKQEDGGDSPDQDSKWDFDESQAVLSGWYPTLRKAIWLLSRIYRLVNSTVFDDLAHQIVHQTNLSLHQASIQVSNKSPADGQLFLMSHLLILKQQIVAFDIEYVAPEVSFDFSGITSTFWELRERGGLFNPGNLMRLVGHGLLPRVVENMLDAKVELDGRLRTVINDFINVFSDKMTSNLPSRFVDTQNLQRGELIYPTCQNVENEVPGLRKILDDYLDDTRMKETLVGAVQDRVIQIYEDFFDKYTSSEKRKGNVVSKKGKGREDAVWDVDTFAEWCEGIFRVGVTGIRPGDLDDDDDEVMSSRSFEQEC